In Aegilops tauschii subsp. strangulata cultivar AL8/78 chromosome 3, Aet v6.0, whole genome shotgun sequence, one genomic interval encodes:
- the LOC109739485 gene encoding uncharacterized protein, whose product MLLMYSNQIEGRIPESMCKLQSLLYLDLSNNILESEIPQCFDGKQIQFLLLSNNSLSGKFPAFLQNSTRLKFLDLAWNKFSGRLPTWIGELWKLRFLLLSHSALSGTIPVEITNLGYLQFLDLSVNNFSGPIPLHLSKLTFMKNLQEQFMPRSDNRGIHLNNIQLVSPTFGAGHLAEILSVITKGQKLIYGSTIAYFVNIDLSSNSLTGEIPTDITSLVALINLNLSSNQLSGQIPNMIGAVQSLVSLDLSQNKLYGEIPLSLSSLTSLSYLNLSYNSLSGMIPSGPQLDILNLDSQSLMYIGNSGLCGPPVHKNCPGNDSSIHGDLKSSNEEFDPLTFYFGLVLEFVVGLWMVFCALLFKKTWRIAYFRLFDKVYDQVYVFAAVKWASFAKNTDAE is encoded by the coding sequence ATGCTTCTTATGTATTCAAATCAAATTGAAGGACGCATTCCAGAATCCATGTGCAAATTACAGAGCTTGTTATATCTAGATTTGTCAAACAATATTTTGGAGTCTGAAATTCCTCAATGTTTTGACGGCAAACAGATACAATTTCTTCTGCTCAGCAATAACAGTTTATCTGGAAAATTCCCAGCATTCTTGCAGAATAGCACAAGGCTGAAGTTCTTGGATCTTGCATGGAACAAGTTCTCTGGAAGGTTACCTACATGGATAGGAGAGTTGTGGAAGTTACGTTTTCTACTATTGAGCCACAGTGCACTTTCTGGTACTATTCCAGTCGAAATAACAAATCTTGGGTATCTTCAATTTTTGGATCTATCGGTCAACAACTTCTCTGGTCCTATACCATTGCATTTGTCAAAGTTAACATTTATGAAAAATTTACAAGAGCAATTCATGCCTAGGTCTGATAATCGAGGCATACATTTAAATAACATTCAATTGGTTTCTCCAACATTTGGCGCTGGTCACCTAGCAGAAATATTGTCAGTAATTACTAAAGGACAAAAACTTATCTATGGTAGCACAATTGCATATTTTGTGAATATAGATTTATCAAGCAACTCCCTGACTGGTGAAATTCCCACAGACATCACTTCCCTTGTTGCACTCATTAATTTGAATTTATCATCGAACCAATTGAGTGGACAAATTCCAAACATGATTGGCGCTGTGCAGTCATTGGTATCTCTCGACCTCTCTCAGAACAAGCTTTATGGTGAAATCCCATTGAGCTTGTCAAGTCTGACATCTCTGAGCTACCTGAACCTGTCCTACAACAGTTTGTCTGGAATGATACCATCTGGCCCCCAACTTGACATCCTCAATTTGGACAGCCAGTCACTTATGTACATCGGCAACAGTGGACTTTGTGGGCCTCCTGTCCATAAGAATTGTCCAGGAAATGATTCTTCCATCCATGGTGATCTCAAAAGCAGCAACGAAGAATTTGACCCACTGACGTTTTACTTTGGTCTTGTGCTGGAATTTGTGGTGGGGCTCTGGATGGTGTTTTGTGCACTACTGTTCAAGAAGACATGGAGAATTGCTTATTTCCGGCTCTTCGACAAGGTGTACGATCAAGTCTATGTATTTGCGGCTGTGAAGTGGGCAAGCTTCGCAAAGAACACAGATGCAGAATAA